Proteins co-encoded in one Enterobacter sp. R4-368 genomic window:
- the dld gene encoding D-lactate dehydrogenase: MSHPNNAFISELKRLVGASHLLTDPAKTARYRKGFRSGQGNALAVVFPGSLVELWRVLQACVNADKIILMQAANTGLTEGSTPNGNDYDREIVIISTLRLDKLHLLDNGEQVLAYPGTTLYSLEKALKPLGREPHSVIGSSCIGASVIGGICNNSGGSLVQRGPAYTEMSLFARIDEQGKLVLVNHLGISLGETPEQILSKLDDDRVSDSDVLHDQRHGHDHDYVTRVRDVDADTPARYNADPQRLFEASGCAGKLAVFAVRLDTFPAETRQQVFYIGTNQTAVLAEIRRHILANFDHLPVAGEYMHRDIYDIAERYGKDTFLMIDKLGTDKMPFFFTMKGRTEALLEKATVFKPHFIDRSLQKISGFFPSHLPPRMKAWRDKYEHHLLLKMSGDGIAEAENWLKTYFASAEGDFFVCTPEEGSKAFLHRFAAAGAAIRYQAVHADEVEDILALDIALRRNDNDWFEHLPPEIDSQLVHKLYYGHFMCHVFHQDYIVKKGVDAHALKAQMLELLRQRGAQYPAEHNVGHLYEAAEPLKRFYKENDPTNSMNPGIGKTSKRKFWQEDAATDNASSTAMK; this comes from the coding sequence ATGTCACATCCAAACAACGCGTTTATCAGCGAACTAAAACGGCTGGTTGGCGCTTCTCATCTGCTTACCGACCCGGCCAAAACGGCCCGCTATCGTAAAGGCTTTCGTTCTGGCCAGGGCAATGCGCTGGCGGTGGTTTTTCCCGGCTCGCTGGTCGAATTGTGGCGCGTTCTGCAGGCCTGTGTTAACGCCGATAAAATTATTCTGATGCAGGCGGCGAACACCGGGCTGACGGAAGGATCAACGCCAAACGGCAATGATTATGACCGGGAAATCGTAATTATCAGCACCCTGCGTCTTGATAAGCTGCATCTGCTGGATAACGGCGAACAGGTGCTGGCCTACCCTGGTACCACGCTCTATTCGCTGGAAAAAGCGCTTAAACCGCTGGGTCGCGAGCCGCATTCGGTGATCGGTTCCTCGTGCATTGGCGCATCTGTTATCGGCGGCATCTGCAATAACTCCGGCGGTTCGCTGGTGCAGCGCGGCCCGGCTTACACCGAAATGTCGCTGTTCGCGCGTATCGATGAGCAGGGCAAACTGGTGCTGGTGAACCATTTAGGCATTTCGCTGGGGGAAACGCCGGAGCAGATCCTCAGTAAACTTGATGACGATCGTGTGAGCGATAGCGACGTGCTGCACGACCAGCGCCACGGCCACGATCATGATTACGTCACCCGCGTGCGCGATGTCGATGCCGACACCCCGGCGCGTTACAACGCCGATCCGCAGCGGTTGTTCGAAGCGTCCGGCTGTGCCGGCAAACTGGCGGTTTTTGCCGTGCGTCTGGACACCTTCCCGGCCGAAACGCGCCAGCAGGTCTTCTACATCGGCACCAATCAAACGGCAGTGCTGGCGGAGATCCGCCGTCATATTCTGGCGAACTTCGACCATCTGCCGGTCGCCGGTGAGTATATGCATCGCGATATTTACGATATCGCCGAACGCTACGGCAAAGACACCTTCCTGATGATCGATAAACTCGGCACTGACAAAATGCCGTTCTTCTTCACCATGAAAGGCCGCACCGAAGCGTTACTGGAAAAAGCGACGGTGTTTAAGCCGCATTTTATTGACCGCTCATTGCAAAAAATCAGCGGCTTTTTCCCGTCTCACCTGCCGCCGCGCATGAAAGCGTGGCGCGATAAATATGAACATCACCTGCTGCTGAAAATGTCCGGCGATGGCATTGCGGAAGCAGAAAACTGGCTGAAAACCTACTTTGCCAGTGCCGAGGGGGATTTCTTTGTCTGTACGCCGGAAGAAGGGAGCAAAGCGTTTTTACACCGCTTTGCCGCCGCCGGTGCGGCGATCCGTTACCAGGCGGTTCATGCGGATGAAGTGGAAGATATTCTGGCGCTGGATATCGCGCTGCGCCGCAATGACAACGACTGGTTTGAGCATCTGCCGCCGGAAATCGACAGCCAACTGGTGCATAAACTCTATTACGGCCACTTTATGTGCCATGTTTTCCACCAGGATTACATTGTGAAAAAAGGCGTGGATGCCCATGCGCTGAAAGCGCAAATGCTGGAACTGTTACGCCAGCGTGGCGCGCAGTATCCGGCCGAGCATAACGTCGGCCATCTGTATGAAGCCGCCGAGCCGTTAAAACGTTTTTATAAAGAAAACGACCCGACAAACAGCATGAACCCCGGCATCGGTAAAACCAGCAAGCGTAAGTTCTGGCAGGAAGACGCTGCTACGGATAACGCATCGTCAACGGCGATGAAATAA
- a CDS encoding GNAT family N-acetyltransferase codes for MSAVDILSGPAVVVRDACPEDVHAIASLYAWHVLHGRASFEEVPPTIDEMRTRMNNIAREGLPWMVALYHGIVVGYCYAGYYRPREAYRYTLEESIYVDASMTGRGIGSTLMSALIARCEAGPWRQLIAVIGDGNNNSGSLRLHKKHGFEIAGQLRSVGYKKGDWRDTLIMQRPLNDGDWTLPE; via the coding sequence ATGTCAGCTGTCGATATCTTATCCGGTCCTGCGGTGGTAGTGCGCGACGCCTGCCCTGAAGACGTTCACGCCATTGCTTCGCTTTACGCCTGGCATGTTCTGCACGGCCGCGCCTCCTTTGAAGAAGTCCCGCCTACTATCGATGAAATGCGCACCCGCATGAACAACATCGCCAGAGAGGGTTTACCGTGGATGGTGGCGCTCTATCACGGCATCGTGGTCGGCTATTGCTATGCCGGTTATTACCGTCCCCGCGAGGCGTATCGCTATACCCTTGAAGAGTCGATTTACGTGGATGCCAGTATGACCGGGCGCGGCATTGGCAGTACGTTGATGAGCGCGTTGATCGCACGCTGTGAAGCGGGTCCGTGGCGGCAACTGATTGCGGTGATTGGCGATGGCAACAACAATTCCGGTTCGCTGCGACTGCATAAAAAGCACGGTTTTGAGATTGCCGGGCAGTTGCGAAGCGTCGGCTACAAGAAAGGCGACTGGCGGGATACGCTGATTATGCAGCGTCCACTCAACGACGGTGACTGGACGCTGCCGGAGTAA
- a CDS encoding DedA family protein, giving the protein MDINHLISQYGYAALVIGSVAEGETITLLGGVAAHQGLLRFWLVVVSVALGGMIGDQLLYLVGRRYGTKILRRFSRHREKIHQAQSLIRRHPYLFVIGSRFMYGFRIIGPLLIGTSRLRPKIFLPLNIVGAIVWALLFTTLGYVGGEVIGPWLHQFDQHVKRWIWLILAIVLVVALRWWFHHRRKKRQRNASND; this is encoded by the coding sequence ATGGATATCAATCATCTGATTAGCCAGTACGGCTACGCCGCGCTGGTGATTGGCAGTGTGGCTGAAGGAGAGACAATTACGCTGCTGGGCGGTGTTGCCGCGCATCAGGGGCTGTTACGGTTCTGGCTGGTGGTGGTATCCGTGGCGCTTGGCGGCATGATCGGCGATCAGCTGCTTTATCTGGTCGGCAGACGCTACGGCACGAAAATCCTGCGCCGCTTCTCCCGCCACCGGGAAAAAATCCACCAGGCGCAGTCGCTCATCCGCCGCCATCCCTACCTGTTTGTTATCGGCTCACGTTTTATGTACGGCTTTCGCATTATTGGCCCATTGTTGATTGGCACCAGTCGCTTGCGACCGAAAATCTTTCTGCCGCTTAACATTGTTGGCGCCATCGTCTGGGCGCTGCTGTTTACCACCCTCGGTTACGTAGGCGGAGAAGTGATTGGCCCGTGGCTGCACCAGTTCGACCAGCATGTAAAACGCTGGATCTGGCTGATTCTTGCCATCGTGCTGGTGGTTGCGCTGCGCTGGTGGTTCCATCATCGGCGGAAAAAACGCCAGCGCAACGCGTCAAACGACTAA
- a CDS encoding Yip1 family protein yields MNHVWGLFSHPDREMQVIKGENETISHHYTHHVLIMAAIPVVCAFIGTTQIGWNFGENSVVTLSLFTGFYLAVLFYALMLGGVAVMGRVIWWMARSLPQRPSLGRCMVFAGYVATPLFLSGIVALYPLVWLCALVGTVALFYTGYLLYVGIPTFLNINKEEGLSFSSSTLAIGVLVLEVLLALTVILWGYGYRLF; encoded by the coding sequence ATGAACCATGTCTGGGGACTCTTTTCCCATCCCGATCGTGAAATGCAGGTTATCAAAGGCGAAAACGAGACAATTTCGCATCACTACACCCACCATGTATTAATCATGGCGGCCATTCCGGTTGTATGCGCGTTTATTGGTACCACGCAAATCGGCTGGAATTTTGGCGAAAACAGTGTGGTGACGCTGTCATTGTTTACCGGTTTCTATCTGGCGGTGCTGTTCTATGCGTTGATGCTCGGAGGCGTGGCGGTGATGGGCCGCGTTATCTGGTGGATGGCGCGTAGCTTGCCACAGCGGCCTTCATTAGGGCGCTGTATGGTGTTCGCCGGTTATGTGGCGACGCCGCTGTTTCTCAGTGGGATTGTGGCGCTTTATCCGCTGGTCTGGCTTTGCGCGCTGGTGGGGACGGTGGCGCTGTTTTACACCGGCTACTTGCTGTATGTCGGTATCCCGACCTTCCTGAATATCAATAAAGAAGAGGGCTTAAGTTTTTCAAGCTCGACGCTGGCGATCGGGGTGCTGGTGCTCGAAGTGCTGCTGGCGCTGACGGTGATCCTGTGGGGTTACGGTTATCGCTTGTTCTAA
- the pbpG gene encoding D-alanyl-D-alanine endopeptidase yields the protein MQKFRVSLLSLALILAAPVAPFAVAKTTAATTAAQPEIASGSAMIVDLQTNQVIYSSHPDLVRPIASITKLMTAMVVLDAHLPLDEKLKVDISQTPEMKGIYSRVRLNSEISRKDMLLLALMSSENRAAASLAHHYPGGYNAFIAAMNAKAKALGMTNTRYVEPTGLSIHNVSTARDLSKLLIATKQYPLIGQLSTTREEMATFSNPAYTLPFRNTNHLVYRDNWNIQLTKTGFTNAAGHCLVMRTVINNKPVALVVMDAFGKLTHFADASRLRTWIETGKVQPVPASALSYKRQKAAQMAQNPSAGEQTAQND from the coding sequence ATGCAGAAATTTCGAGTTTCCTTATTAAGCCTGGCGTTAATCCTGGCTGCGCCCGTGGCGCCGTTTGCCGTCGCGAAAACCACAGCGGCGACCACCGCCGCACAACCTGAAATCGCTTCAGGTAGCGCGATGATTGTCGATCTGCAAACCAATCAGGTTATCTACTCCAGCCACCCTGATCTGGTGCGTCCTATTGCTTCCATTACCAAGCTGATGACGGCGATGGTGGTACTGGATGCGCACCTGCCGCTGGATGAGAAACTCAAAGTGGATATCAGCCAGACGCCGGAGATGAAAGGGATCTATTCTCGCGTGCGCCTCAATAGCGAAATCAGCCGTAAAGATATGCTGCTGCTGGCGCTGATGTCCTCGGAAAACCGCGCGGCAGCAAGCCTTGCGCACCACTATCCGGGCGGTTATAACGCTTTTATCGCGGCGATGAACGCCAAAGCGAAAGCCTTAGGCATGACGAATACGCGCTATGTGGAACCGACGGGGCTGTCGATTCACAACGTCTCCACCGCCCGCGATCTGAGCAAACTGCTGATTGCCACCAAACAGTATCCGCTGATTGGTCAGCTCAGCACCACACGTGAAGAGATGGCCACCTTCTCTAACCCGGCGTACACGCTGCCGTTTCGCAACACTAACCACCTGGTGTACCGCGATAACTGGAACATTCAGCTAACCAAAACGGGCTTTACCAATGCGGCAGGGCACTGCCTGGTGATGCGCACCGTCATTAACAACAAACCGGTGGCGCTGGTGGTGATGGATGCGTTTGGCAAACTTACCCATTTTGCCGATGCCAGCCGTTTACGCACCTGGATTGAAACCGGCAAAGTGCAGCCGGTTCCGGCTTCTGCATTAAGCTATAAACGCCAGAAAGCGGCGCAGATGGCGCAAAATCCGTCTGCGGGTGAGCAGACCGCGCAAAACGATTAA